Within Gossypium hirsutum isolate 1008001.06 unplaced genomic scaffold, Gossypium_hirsutum_v2.1 scaffold_34, whole genome shotgun sequence, the genomic segment TGTCTATACAAGTTCTGTGGAATTCATGGTTACAAGGCAATATCCGCATGCTATCTCCCTCTTCATACTCCAAAAGGCATATGTAACATCTGTTACATataaaagaacagaaaaaaaagACTCAAAACATGCCTGATTGCAGACTAATGCCATATGAAGTAACGGAAAAAGAAAGCATACCGAATGTTAGGGCCCTTTGAAATCATATACGCCCCCCTCCCATGCTTCATATGCCTAGATAGGAAGACAATACCTAAGTCtgattaaaattcaaatttttctgCTCAATCTCCCTGTTCCTATCACCCTAGCTCCCCCAATTTCCTATATTACCATTGGATTCAAGAGCAATAAAATCATTAACCTCTAGCTAGATCAATTAGAAGGTCAGAAAAAGGAGGCCTTGATACTCAAGGATGAGAAGTCTGTATAATACATATCATGTGAATATTAGAGGTGATAACGGTTCAGTtcggttttgtaaaaaaaaatgcaattaaTTAGCAATAATCTGGTTTTTCTAACAGTTCAGTTCACtggtcttttaaaatttaaaatactttttttatatagtatttttcaataatttaggCATAAAATACTAATTTCATACTCTCAAAAAATAAGAAACTgactataaattaaataaaaaataggttTTGGTTAGTTTGAATAATTGCGGTTTTAAACTTTTGAACCAAAAACCAAATTTGTTTAACTATAACCCAAACCAAATTTTACAGTTGGAGTCATTTTCCAGTTTTCTTGGGTTCTTTTTGCTCATTCCAATTAATGCTTTTATTCTAGATACTTCAAGTAATAATTTCACATATTACACCAAGTTTATCATGTCAACATTTCAAATCCACATGGTACTCATAACTGCTAAAACATAATAGATTAAAGTCAAACCGAAGCCCTCAAGACAAGAGAATTTCATATAGAACTTAACCAATATTGTGGGTAAATAACaggataattaaattatttttctctaataAGTCATTAAGAAAAATCAAAGTCGAATTTGGTTAATAGGGTTCATTAAAAATGAATTAGGCTTACATTTGCAACCCAACGAGCCTTAAACCTAGGATTTAGGGGGAAAAGTAGtggaatatatatatttggcaCTTAAATTTGtccaaaaatgtataaaaaattaatattatacataacttaattaattaatattatacataaatacataacttaattaattaatattatacataaattacatgacttaattaattaatattatacataaattacataacttacattaatgcAGTACATTAattacataattaattaatattatacataacttacattaatattatacttaaattacataagttagttaattaatattatacataacttacataacttaccacttacataacttacattaatattatacttaaattacataagttagttaattaatattatacataacttacaacttacataacttacaacttacataacttacatttttttaattattcgtaaattacataacttacttaattttcataataaataacttacataaataaCTTCTTACATAACTTATGtgacttacataacttacatagcataattttcataatacacaacttacataatttgggtaataaataacttacataatacataacttacatagcttaactatacttattcctaaatcctaaacccgtgcAATTTATTGTCAAGATTAGgcttcaagaaataagaaatgaaccggtcttggatgaatttgtcaagggtaagcgacggttatcgaaatggagtacaaacttttctaaattttgcatttcaatatgcaagccaagagaacatgattctttgcccgtgtaagaagtgtgtcaacataaactggcattatcgtgaagttgtagacgagcatctaattgttgatgggtttgttcgtggttataaacaatggttttttcatggagaatgcctgcctagtacttcctcttcaaggatggatgtatcttatgatagtactgcttaccatcagtctattagaggggatgacatggaagggatgttgcgggaagcatttaatattcacagTCATGGTTTACAGTCGTTCCCACCCGACTTTGTgccatctgatgattgtaatctcggtggaaatgcttttaccgaactCGGAAGAAACCAacatcatgaagagccgaatggagaagcggcaaagttctacGCACTACTTAATAAGATGAACGAAGAACTATATGAGggatcgaaattttcaaaaatgtctttctgcattcgtcttttccagttaaaatgtttgggagggtggaccgggaactcattgacaatgctgttagagtttttgagagaaatgtttccgtttgcaaaaatccctcagtcatgcaaagatatgaagaaaatgataaaagacttaggtcttgggtacaacaaaatccatagttgcccgaatgattgcatgttgtactggggtgatcagaGAAACCAACAGTGATGTCATGTATGCGGCgaatctcgttggatgaatagaaacacagaagatgggaaagACGATAAAAATGATGCACAGCCAAGAAAGAAGCCGGTTAATATTTTGCGGTATTTTccgctgataccaaggcttcaaaggcttttcatgtcgttgaagacagcggagtcaatgacgtggcaccatgaaggacgaaccgatgatggactATTAAGGCATCCGGCaaattctttagcttggaaatcatttgataataaatttccaagctttgcaagcgatcccaGGAGTGTCAGGCTTggcctagcatctgatggatttaatccttacaagatcatgagtactgcatacagtacttggccagtagtgcttgttccttacaatatgcctccgtggatttgcatgaagcaatcttcccttatcttatctatgattatccctggagagaaagggcccgggaatgatatcgacatttatttacagccacttattgaagagttaaaacaattatgggctggtgtcgagacatacgatgtgctaagaaaggagaactttaatttacgtgcagctttgatgtggaccattaatgacttccccgcttaagccaatttatccggttggagtaccaagggtcgttatacGTGCCCTTGTTGTGCtacacaaacatgttcgcaatggttatagaatgggaagaagttctcttacatggggcatcgtcggtggttaccgaaaaatcatagatttagatctCAGAGTTCggcatttgacggtactgaagagttcagagaagctccttcgcagacaagtggatctgaaatcttgttaatgttggaagatatgaatttcagttatgggaagacGAATCAACCggcaaacacgcaaagaaatagaagatcaaatgatgaagctgatgataactccgatgaagaggatgatcctaatgaggcagacttgtggaaaaaaagaagtatttttttgagttgccttattggaaGCACCacattttacgacacaatcttgatgttatgcatattgagaaaaatgtctgcaaGAACATTGTCTGTAAACTTTGAATGtagacggaaaatcaaaagacaaccttcagagtcgacttgatttagttcagatgggaattcgacctgatcttcatccgattccacttccgaatggtaaatatcggttgccgccttctagtTTCTCAATGTCGAAGATAGAAAAAGAAGTGTtatgcatggtgttgaaggatataaaggttctagatgcgtatgcatcaaatatatcttgatgtgttagtgttaaagatcgaagactatattcgctaaaatcacatgactatcacatcttgatgcaagatttactgccagctgctctacgatgttgtatttcgaagaaggtgacatcttgtataattgaactatccaatataatgaaagccatttgtggcaaagttttggatgttcaagaacttcagaaggtacaggatcgagccgctttaactttatgcaacatggagaaaatcttcccaccttccttcttcactattatggttcacttgataatccatcttccgcatgaagcaattcttggctgacccgttttctatcgatggatgtatcccatagaaaggtgttaattacaatttttaaaattttccttcattcacctatatgcctttagttacaacttttgataatgttgtatatcgtgtttaggttcctatccaaattaaagtcttattgccgcaacaagcgttatccagaaggatcgattgctgaaggctacttagCAGatgaatgtatgaccttctgttcaagatatttggaagatgttgaaacaaggttgaacagaccaaatagaaatgctggactcacggatcaTAACTTTGCCGACAATTATTTgctccaaagttttggagaaccaatcggaaagttgaaattgcagaattagatgatttatcgtgggtataagcacatcgatatgttctgtttcaccacgaatcaatggaacctttacgcaagtaacttctagaaatttgataaatattcatcatttaaaaattgtttatagtctaacaaactgaacatatttttaacatagtgagtacagaCAAATATTAAGATCTCGTTCGccctcccgaagaacacaacatcgagatatcaataagttgtttacagaatcttttcatgaatggttaagccaaacggtatgtaatTGGAGCTTTCAccgacaaataataatatttgttcaAAACATTtgtaattactcagtttactttccattcaataggtttggagtgggaagaacgtcaccgacgaagttaaatggctttcttaaggtccaaatcgggtggttaaaagatatagtgcgttcctcataaacggattcagatttcatacaaaatatcgcgagagattgaggagaacgcaaaattgtggaatagttgttaattcctcaattacaagttatgatagtgctagggacaataatcctgtggagggaaatgtggaatattttggacttcttactgacataattgagttggattactacagCAAATgaaaagttgtcttatttcgaggtgattgggccgatgttaatactgcacgtggaatcaagcaagataaatttggtttcacaatggtaaacttcgctcgattgattcacacaggacaacaattgattgatgagccgtatgtatttccttctcaagtcaaacaagttttttactcaaaagatccaactgatgagggttggtacgcgtaacatccctagagacttgtttgacatgggcagtggaagtagagatgacattgacgacagaacacaaactttaccatttccagaacagaacttaaacgaaaacatccctagtactagtacacaatttcaatgggcccgccaggatacggatgaagatatttacgaattataATGTAGTAAGCTTTTACGATTATCTAATTATATTTACGAATGatgatatttcaactattttatatgtgatattattgttgtaattgtatactaagttttcaactaatttatttgtattacAGATAAAATGCCTAAAAGAAAAGTGCGATCGCACCTCATTGTTCAAGGTACTCCAAACTCGGCGGAAACAAACAGCactgaacaacagactgctattggatcttcgaatgttccggttacacctgaggaacctatagaagttcaaagtaatttaacatttaatttacatgtgtgttgacttcttgtttgtttttttttaaatttcgtatattacaatacttttatttttcagatgaaACTGGTGGGACGCGGAGAGTTTGCGGACGTATAGTACTGAGCGATTTATATGacctagatccagtcgagcgtgtccaagtatccagtaatagctttggtcagcctgttggatcagaagcccgccttttagcaggatacatgggcattctagcacggaatgcaaatatgttgccaattaacttcgagtcatggcataaagttcccgagagtaacaagaaccaagctctcgataacattaaggtaacaaaacgtgtatgttatttataatacttgggtttaagtttcgtttacatttactttcttaagttgtgttttttgtaggcgcgatttgctctagaggtctccgatgcttatgtaaagaaggcattgggaaaaagatggaga encodes:
- the LOC121226258 gene encoding uncharacterized protein, encoding MPKRKVRSHLIVQGTPNSAETNSTEQQTAIGSSNVPVTPEEPIEVQNETGGTRRVCGRIVLSDLYDLDPVERVQVSSNSFGQPVGSEDREQVGKQRTVIRSKS